The Streptomyces sp. NBC_01775 genome includes a region encoding these proteins:
- a CDS encoding NUDIX hydrolase: MDVVDPWTGQSASALQAALRDSNEGFAERLGVAVRTVAAWHKGPRIVPRPEMQQALDTVYEKAGEHVRRRFAALTRPPADEVQPQALRVAIAVVVRGGDVLLVCRRGDGALTWQFPAGMIKPGASAEAIAVQETHAETGVHCAVREHLGSRIHPATGVTADYHLCEHLAGEAENRDVVENTDVAWVPIAALPRFIAADRIYPPVLAALEAHA; encoded by the coding sequence GTGGACGTCGTAGATCCGTGGACGGGGCAGTCCGCAAGCGCCTTGCAGGCCGCCCTCCGCGACAGCAACGAGGGATTCGCCGAACGATTGGGGGTGGCGGTGCGCACAGTCGCCGCATGGCACAAGGGGCCGCGCATCGTGCCCCGCCCGGAGATGCAACAGGCGCTCGACACCGTGTACGAGAAGGCAGGCGAGCATGTACGGCGCCGGTTCGCGGCGCTGACCCGTCCACCGGCTGATGAGGTGCAGCCGCAGGCGCTCCGCGTCGCGATCGCCGTGGTGGTTCGCGGCGGGGACGTACTCCTCGTCTGCCGACGCGGAGACGGAGCCCTCACATGGCAGTTCCCCGCCGGGATGATCAAGCCCGGCGCTTCCGCTGAGGCCATCGCCGTACAGGAAACCCACGCTGAGACCGGCGTGCACTGCGCCGTCCGCGAGCACCTCGGCAGCCGCATTCACCCAGCCACCGGGGTCACGGCCGATTACCACCTCTGCGAGCACCTGGCGGGCGAGGCCGAGAACCGCGACGTCGTCGAGAACACGGACGTCGCGTGGGTGCCGATCGCGGCACTCCCCCGCTTCATCGCCGCAGACCGCATCTACCCGCCAGTCCTTGCCGCCCTGGAGGCACACGCATGA
- a CDS encoding NUDIX hydrolase, with product MTDNEPKPGISAAIIVDGTRVLMVRRRVKEGELMWQFPAGGIEGGETAEEAAVRETQEETGLTVKAERLLGERVHPKTGRSMSYTACSPVDGEAHVADDDELDAVAWVALAEIPEYVPYGLFEPVQEYLDSELGR from the coding sequence ATGACCGACAACGAACCGAAGCCGGGCATCTCGGCCGCCATCATCGTCGACGGCACCCGGGTGCTAATGGTCCGCCGCCGCGTGAAGGAGGGCGAGCTCATGTGGCAGTTCCCCGCCGGCGGCATCGAAGGTGGCGAGACCGCCGAGGAAGCGGCCGTGCGGGAGACCCAGGAAGAGACGGGGCTGACCGTGAAGGCCGAGCGACTTCTCGGCGAGAGGGTCCACCCGAAGACCGGCCGGTCCATGAGCTACACGGCCTGCTCCCCCGTCGACGGCGAGGCACACGTCGCCGACGACGACGAGCTGGACGCCGTCGCCTGGGTCGCCCTGGCTGAGATCCCCGAGTACGTGCCCTACGGCCTGTTCGAGCCCGTGCAGGAATACCTGGACAGCGAGCTCGGCCGCTGA